A section of the Phaseolus vulgaris cultivar G19833 chromosome 8, P. vulgaris v2.0, whole genome shotgun sequence genome encodes:
- the LOC137827075 gene encoding MYB-like transcription factor EOBII, with protein MDKKQCNTSQDPEVRKGPWTMEEDLILINYISNHGEGVWNSLAKAAGLKRTGKSCRLRWLNYLRPDVRRGNITAEEQLLIMELHAKWGNRWSKIAKQLPGRTDNEIKNFWRTRIQKHIKQADQQQSNSNSEINDHQASTSQVSTMAEPMETYSSPCYQGMLEPFSTQLPNIPDQSSCCTNDNNNYWSMEDFWSMQLLNGD; from the exons atggataAAAAACAGTGCAATACGTCTCAAGATCCTGAAGTGAGAAAAGGGCCATGGACAATGGAAGAAGATTTGATCTTGATCAACTATATTTCGAATCATGGGGAAGGTGTTTGGAACTCTTTGGCCAAAGCTGCTG GTCTTAAACGTACTGGAAAGAGTTGCCGGCTTAGGTGGCTAAACTACCTCCGTCCTGATGTTAGAAGAGGGAATATTACAGCCGAGGAACAACTTTTGATCATGGAGCTTCACGCAAAGTGGGGAAACAG GTGGTCAAAAATTGCCAAGCAACTACCAGGAAGGACTGATAATGAGATAAAAAACTTCTGGAGGACCAGGATCCAGAAGCACATCAAGCAAGCTGATCAGCAACAGAGTAATTCTAATTCTGAGATAAATGATCATCAAGCTAGCACTAGCCAAGTGTCCACCATGGCTGAGCCCATGGAGACCTACTCTTCACCCTGTTACCAAGGAATGTTAGAGCCATTTTCAACTCAGTTACCCAATATTCCTGATCAATCCAGTTGTTGTACCAATGACAACAACAATTATTGGAGCATGGAGGATTTCTGGTCAATGCAGTTACTGAACGgggattaa